The Medicago truncatula cultivar Jemalong A17 chromosome 4, MtrunA17r5.0-ANR, whole genome shotgun sequence genome includes a region encoding these proteins:
- the LOC11446673 gene encoding probable sucrose-phosphate synthase, with translation MAGNDWLNSYLEAILDVGPGLDDAKSSLLLRERGRFSPTRYFVEEVIGFDETDLYRSWVRASSSRSPQERNTRLENMCWRIWNLARQKKQLESEAVQRVTKRRLERERGRREATADMSEDLSEGERGDPVSDVSAHGGESTKARLPRISSADAMETWAINHKGKKLYIVLISIHGLIRGENMELGRDSDTGGQVKYVVELARALGSMPGVYRVDLLTRQVASPDVDWSYGEPTEMLAPRNTDEFGDDMGESSGAYIIRIPFGPRNKYIPKEELWPYIPEFVDGAIGHIIQMSKALGEQIGSGHAVWPVAIHGHYADAGDSAALLSGALNVPMVFTGHSLGRDKLEQLLKQGRLSRDEINTTYKIMRRIEGEELALDGSEIVITSTKQEVEEQWRLYDGFDPVLERKIRARIRRNVSCYGRYMPRVAVIPPGMEFHHIVPLDGDIETEPEGILDHPAPQDPPIWSEIMRFFTNPRKPVILALARPDPKKNITTLVKAFGECRPLRELANLTLIMGNRDGIDEMSSTSSSVLLSVLKLIDKYDLYGQVAYPKHHKQSDVPEIYRLAAKTKGVFVNPAIIEPFGLTLIEAAAYGLPMVATKNGGPVDIHRVLDNGLLVDPHDQQSIADALLKLVSNKQLWAKCRLNGLKNIHLFSWPEHCKTYLSKIATCKPRHPQWQRSEDGGESSESEESPGDSLRDIHDLSLNLKFSMDGERSGDSGNDNSLDPDGNATDRSAKLENAVLSWSKGISKDVRKGGTAEKSGQNSNAGKFPPLRSRNRLFVIAVDCDTTSGLLEMIKVIFKAAGAERADGSVGFILSTSMTISEIQSFLISGGLSPNDFDAYICNSGSDLYYPSLNSEDRLFVGDLYFHSHIEYRWGGEGLRKTLVRWAASTTDKKGESNEQIVSPVEQLSTDYCYAFKVRKPGMAPPLKELRKLMRIQALRCHPIYCQNGTRLNVIPVLASRSQALRYLYVRWGFELSKMVVFVGECGDTDYEGLVGGLHKSVILKGVGSSAISQLHNNRNYPLSDVMPMDSPNIAEATEGSSSADIQALLEKVGYLKG, from the exons atggCTGGAAATGATTGGTTAAACAGCTACCTAGAAGCGATTCTTGACGTTGGTCCTGGTCTTGACGATGCTAAATCCTCTCTTCTTCTTAGAGAGAGAGGTAGGTTCAGTCCTACTCGTtactttgttgaagaagttATTGGTTTTGATGAAACCGATCTCTATCGTTCTTGGGTTCGG GCTTCTTCATCGAGAAGTCCTCAAGAGAGGAACACTAGATTGGAAAACATGTGTTGGAGAATTTGGAACCTTGCTCGTCAGAAGAAGCAG CTTGAGAGTGAGGCGGTGCAGAGAGTGACGAAAAGGAGGTTGGAACGtgaaagagggagaagagaagctACTGCTGATATGTCTGAGGATTTATCTGAAGGTGAGAGAGGAGATCCGGTGAGTGATGTTTCTGCTCATGGTGGTGAATCTACGAAAGCTAGATTGCCGCGAATCAGTTCTGCTGATGCTATGGAAACTTGGGCTATTAATCATAAAGGCAAGAAGCTCTACATTGTTCTCATAAG TATTCACGGCCTCATACGTGGCGAGAATATGGAGCTGGGGCGTGATTCTGATACGGGTGGTCAG GTTAAGTATGTTGTGGAGCTTGCGCGAGCCTTGGGATCAATGCCGGGAGTTTATCGGGTTGATTTGCTAACTAGGCAAGTCGCATCGCCAGATGTAGATTGGAGTTATGGGGAACCAACGGAAATGTTGGCTCCTAGAAACACGGATGAATTTGGAGATGACATGGGAGAGAGCAGTGGTGCTTACATCATTCGTATTCCATTTGGTCCGAGAAATAAATATATTCCAAAAGAAGAACTCTGGCCTTACATTCCTGAATTTGTTGATGGAGCGATTGGCCACATTATACAGATGTCGAAGGCTCTTGGGGAGCAAATTGGTAGTGGGCATGCTGTCTGGCCGGTTGCCATTCACGGCCATTATGCAGATGCAGGTGACTCTGCTGCTCTTCTCTCCGGTGCTTTAAATGTACCGATGGTTTTTACTGGCCACTCACTTGGTCGAGATAAGTTGGAACAACTTTTAAAGCAAGGCCGATTATCAAGGGATGAAATAAATACAACTTAcaagatcatgcgtaggatagaagGTGAAGAATTAGCCCTTGATGGTTCTGAAATAGTCATAACAAGCACCAAACAGGAAGTAGAAGAACAATGGCGCCTGTATGATGGTTTTGATCCAGTATTGGAGCGTAAAATACGAGCAAGGATCAGGCGTAATGTGAGCTGTTACGGTAGATACATGCCTCGCGTGGCG GTAATTCCACCGGGTATGGAGTTCCATCATATCGTTCCACTAGACGGTGATATAGAAACTGAACCTGAAGGGATTTTGGATCATCCTGCCCCCCAAGATCCACCTATTTGGTCTGAG ATAATGCGGTTCTTTACAAACCCTCGCAAGCCTGTGATACTTGCTCTTGCCAGACCAGATCCTAAGAAGAACATCACAACTTTGGTGAAAGCATTTGGAGAATGCCGTCCTCTTAGAGAGCTTGCTAACCTT ACATTAATTATGGGTAACCGAGATGGAATTGATGAAATGTCAAGCACAAGTTCTTCTGTTCTTCTCTCAGTACTCAAGTTGATTGATAAGTATGACCTGTATGGGCAAGTGGCATATCCTAAACACCACAAACAATCTGATGTTCCTGAAATATATCGTCTAGCAGCGAAGACAAAG GGTGTCTTTGTCAATCCTGCTATCATTGAGCCGTTTGGCCTTACCTTAATTGAG GCAGCTGCTTATGGGTTGCCAATGGTTGCTACTAAAAATGGTGGTCCTGTTGATATTCATCGG GTACTTGACAATGGTCTGCTGGTAGATCCCCATGATCAGCAGTCTATTGCAGATGCTCTTTTGAAGCTTGTTAGCAACAAGCAACTGTGGGCAAAATGTAGACTGAATGGGTTGAagaatattcatttattttcatggCCGGAGCACTGCAAGACTTACCTGTCTAAAATAGCCACTTGCAAGCCAAGGCATCCTCAATGGCAGCGAAGTGAGGATGGAGGTGAAAGTTCAGAATCAGAAGAATCACCTGGTGATTCACTGAGAGATATACATGACTTATCTCTTAACCTGAAATTTTCAATGGACGGAGAGAGAAGTGGGGATAGTGGAAATGATAATTCTTTGGATCCCGATGGAAATGCAACAGATAGAAGTGCAAAATTAGAGAATGCTGTTTTATCTTGGTCAAAGGGCATTTCTAAGGACGTACGCAAGGGTGGGACTGCTGAAAAATCCGGTCAAAATTCAAATGCTGGTAAATTTCCGCCATTGAGGAGTAGAAATCGACTATTTGTGATTGCAGTGGATTGTGATACTACTTCAGGTCTTCTTGAAATGATTAAAGTAATCTTCAAGGCTGCTGGTGCGGAGAGGGCTGATGGATCTGTAGGGTTCATCCTGTCAACCTCAATGACAATATCTGAAATACAGTCATTTCTTATCTCAGGCGGCTTGAGTCCCAATGATTTTGATGCTTATATTTGCAACAGCGGCAGTGATCTCTACTATCCATCCCTCAATTCTGAAGATCGCCTATTTGTGGGTGACTTGTATTTCCACTCTCACATTGAATACCGTTGGGGTGGAGAAGGGTTAAGAAAGACTTTAGTACGCTGGGCAGCTTCGACCACTGATAAGAAGGGTGAGAGCAACGAGCAAATTGTGAGTCCTGTTGAACAGCTTTCTACTGACTACTGTTATGCTTTCAAAGTGCGAAAGCCAGGAATG GCTCCCCCTCTGAAGGAGCTTCGTAAGTTGATGAGGATCCAAGCTCTGCGTTGCCATCCTATATATTGTCAGAATGGAACAAGACTGAATGTTATTCCTGTTCTGGCATCTCGTTCCCAAGCCCTCAG ATACCTATATGTTCGATGGGGTTTTGAATTGTCAAAGATGGTGGTGTTTGTTGGAGAATGTGGGGACACCGATTATGAAGGACTGGTTGGCGGCCTACACAAAAGTGTGATATTGAAGGGAGTCGGAAGCAGTGCAATCAGTCAACTCCATAATAACAGAAACTATCCTCTCTCAGATGTTATGCCAATGGACAGCCCTAACATTGCTGAGGCAACTGAGGGGAGTAGCAGTGCTGATATTCAGGCTTTGTTGGAAAAAGTAGGATACCTCAAGGGATGA